The Candidatus Palauibacter australiensis sequence GTCGGTGAACGCGGGCCTCCTCAACTACCCGGTGCTGCAGGCGGCCGACATCCTCCTCTACCGGGCGCACTTCGTTCCGGTGGGAGAGGACCAGCGCCAGCACCTCGAGCTGTCGCGGGAGGTCGCGCGGCGCTGGAACGGACGCTTCGGCGACTTCTTCCCGGAACCGGAGACGCTGGTGGGGACGGGGGCTCGCGTCCGCGGGCTCGACGGCGTGGCGAAGATGTCGAAGTCGAAGGACAACACGGTGCGGATGGACGCCGAGCCGGACGAACTGTGGGCGCGGCTGCGCACGGCGGTCACGGACCCGGCGCGGGTGCGGAAGGATGATCCCGGCAACCCGCACGTGTGCAACGTCTTCGCCCTGCACGAGTTCTTCACCGACCCGGCGGATCGCGAGGAGATCGAGATCCTCTGCCAGACGGCGGGGATTGGCTGCGTCGCCTGCAAGCGGCAACTCACGGACAACGTGGCCGAGGACCTCGCGCCGGTGCGCGAACGCGCGGCGGAACTGCGCGCGCACCCGGAGCGGGTGATCGAGATCCTGGCGGCGGGGGCGGAGCGCGCCCGGGCCGAGGCCGCCCGCACGATGGAGGTCGTGCGCGAGCGCATGGGCGTGGGCCCCCGCACGCTGGACGCCGGTCTGCGCTAGCCCAGGAGTCGCCTTGCGCCGCTTCGTGATCTGGATGTACGCGCCGGAGACCCCCCACTGGTCGATGCCGGAATGGTCGTTCGAACGCATCCGCGGCGCGCTGGACCCGGAGTGGGAGATCGAGTCGGTCCGCGTCGCGCTCGAGGCGACGGGGGACGGCGTGCGCGTGACGCCCTCGGAGCTTCTGGAAGCCGTGGCTGACGCGGAGGTCTACTGCGGGTGGGGGATCCGGCGGGACGTTTTCCTCGCCGCCCGCAAGCTGCGCTGGTTCCACTCGGGCGCGGCCGGGGCGCGGAACTCGCTCTTCGAGGAGATGCGGGAGAGCGACGTCATCTTCACGAACTCGGCGGGCATGTACGCGGACTCGCTGGCGGACCACGCCATGGCCGGCATCCTCTATTTCGTCCGCGGCCTGGACCTCGCGGTGCGGGCGCAGCGCGAGCGCAAGTGGGTCCAGTCCGCGCTGAACTCGCCCCCGAGCCCCCTGCACGCCGCACCCGCCGCCGGCGAAGTCGCCGGGGCCTCGCTCGGCATCATCGGCTACGGCGGCATCGGCTCGGCGCTCGGCCGCCGCGCGCACGCCCTCGGCATGCGAGTTCAGGCCATTCGCCGAACCGTGGGCCCGAAGCCCCCCGAGCTCACCCGCCTCGACGCGCCTGACCACCTGCCCGAACTCCTGGAGTCCTCGGACTTCGTCGCCCTCACCGCCCCCGAGACGCCGGAGACGGAGGGCCTCCTCGGCGCCGCGGAACTGGCGCGCATGAAGCCGGGCGCCGTGCTCATCAACCTCGCCCGCGGCACCCTCGTGGATGAGGCCGCCCTCGTCCGGGCGCTCGAGACGGGACACCTGCGCGGCGCCCTGCTGGACGTGTTCAGGATGGAGCCGCTCCCGTCCCACCACCCGCTGTGGGCGCTGGAGAACGTCCTCATCACCCCGCACGTGGGCGGCACTTCGGCCCACTTCTGGGAGCGCGAGACGGACCTCATCGTCCGCAATATCTCCCGCTACCAGCGCGGCGACCCCCTCGAAAACCGGGTGGACAAGACGCGCGGCTACTGATGATGCCTCGGGGCAGACTCGCCATCGGTCGCGCCGCCGCGGTTTCGCCGCTCTTCCTGGCAGCGGTTTCCTGTAGCGGGGACGATCCCGCGGGGCCGTCGCCGGCGGGCAGGCCGGTGCCCGGCCGATGGCCATCCTGCGCGATCCCGGGAATGGACAGGTGCGGGGCATCCTGCGCGGCCTGCCTCCATCCGCGCCGGCCAGACAGGACCTGGCCTCGATGGTGTCCGAACCGGGACTCGAAATACTCTTCAGCCGTGGACTTCCCGAGCCGCGACCCCCCCGCTGACGTTCCCGCGGGAACGCCGATGGATCCTTCCCGTTACCTTGAAGGCGGCCCCCGATGATACCACATTGAGCCCCGTCCGGAACTTGGGTTCGAGACACCGACGAACCCGAGACACGAGGAGACGGTTATGACGGCAGAAGGTTGGACGATCATCGGGACGGGCATCGCGCTCGTCGGCATATTCGCGCCGGTGCTGCTGGGAATCCGTCGTGACCTGACGGCCCTGACGCGGGACATGGCGGACGTGCGTGAACGTCTGGCCCGACTCGAAGGGTTGTTCGAAGGCTTCAGCCGCCGGGACGGCAACGCGCCGAGTCCCTCGGCCTGAGGCGCGAACCCCCGAAGACGTTCCCGCGGGAACGCGCGGGACCCGCTACCGACCCTAACTTCGGAAGTCCCATGAGAGATCTTTCAGGTGTGCATCCGCCCGTGGCCACGCCGTTCGGCGAGGACGGCGAGCTGGCGCTCGACGCGTTCGACAACAACCTGCGCGAGTGGCTCTCGCACCCCATCGCCGGCATCGTGGTGGCCGGTTCCACGGGGGAGGCGCCGCTCCTCGACCGCCGTGAGCTGTGCGCGCTGGTGGAGACGACCGCCGCGCGCATCGGAGACCGCACGCTCACCGTGGGGACGGGGGCGGAGTCCACGCGCGAGGTGATCTCCGTGACCCGCGAGGTGGCCGAGCTCGGCGCGAACGCCGTCCTCGTGCGCTCCGGCTCCTACTACCTGAAGGCGATGCGGCCCGATGTCGTGCGCGACCACTTCCTCGCGGTGGCCGACGCGTCGCCCGTGCCGGTCGTCCTCTACCACATCCCCCAGTTCGTGCCGGTGCACCTGACGCCGGATCTCGTGGGCCGGCTCGTCGAACACCCCAACATCATCGGGATCAAGGACTCCTCGGGCGACCTCCGCAACCTCGGCCAACTCATCGAGGCGTGCGGCCGGAACGCGCAGGTGCTCGTGGGCTCCGGCGCGCTCCTCTACGCCGCGCTCGAGGCCGGGGCGGCCGGCGGCATCCTCGGCGTGGCCGTGATCGCGACGCGCTCCTGCTGCCAGATCTACGACGCCTGGAAGGAAGGCGACCACCGCCGCGCCGGAGCCATGCAGGAACGCGTGGCGCCGCTCCACAAGAGCCTCGTGGCGGAGGGCGGGGTCGCCGCCGTGAAGGCCGCGCTCGACCGGCTCGGCCTCTACGGAGGCGTGCCCCGCAGCCCCCTGCAGCCCGCCGACGCCGCCAAGCTCGCCACGGTCGACGCTGCCCTCGAAGCCGCCGCCCTCGGCGTCTCCGCCTGAAGCGCCGACACAATGTTCAGTGACAGGGTGCGTTGCGTCGTCGTGGTGGGGGCGCAGTGGGGAGACGAGGGGAAGGGGAAGATCGTGGACGTGCTCGCGGAGCAGGCCACGATCGTGGCGCGCTATCAGGGGGGCGCGAACGCGGGGCACACGGTGCGCGTGGGCGAGGGCGCGGACGAGGAGGAGTTCATCCTCCACCTCATCCCTTCCGGGATCCTGAATCCGGAGACGCGCTGCCTCCTCGGAAACGGGGTTGTCGTGGACCCGTGGGTGCTGGCGCGCGAGATGGAGACGCTCCGGGCGCGCGGGATCGATCTCGACGGGCGCCTGGGGCTGAGCCGGCGCGCGCATCTCGTCCTCCCCTATCACCGGCTGCTCGACGCGGCGCAGGAGGACAGCCGGGGCGCGAAGAAGATCGGGACGACGGGGCGGGGCATCGGTCCGGCGTACCGCGACAAGATCTCCCGCACAGGCCTCCGCGTCGGCGATCTGCGCAACGTGGACCGGACGCGCGACATCGTGGCGGGGGCGGCGGTGCGCGCGAACGTCACGCTGGCGGGACTCGGCGACGAGCGGCGGGTGGACGCGGACGAGGTGATGTCGCAACTGGAGACGGTCCGCCCCGCCATGGTGGAGCTGCTGACGGACGCCGGGGACGAGATCCGCGGCGGGCTGGGGTCGGGGGGGCGGGTTCTGCTCGAGGGAGCGCAGGGGGCGCTCCTCGACATCGACCACGGGACGTATCCGTTCGTCACCTCCTCGACGACGACGGCGGGAGGCGCCGCTTCCGGCGTCGGGATCGGGCCCACGCTCATCGACGAAGTGATCGGCGTCGTAAAGGCCTACATCACGCGCGTGGGCGAGGGCCCGCTGCCGACGGAACTCCCGGAGGCGCAGGCCGAACGCCTGCGGCAGCTCGGTGGCGAGTTCGGCGCGACCACCGGCCGCCCCCGCCGCCCCGGCTGGTTCGACGGCAGCGTGGCCCGCTATGCGGCCGGCGTGAACGGCCTCACCGGCCTCGCGGTCACGAAGCTGGACGTGCTCGACACGTTCGAGACGATCCGGCTCTCGACCGGCTACGAGCTCGACGGGGCGCCGACCGCGTCGTTCCCGGACTCCGTCGCGGACCTCGCCCGCGTGCGTCCGGTCTACGAGCGCTGGGCGGGCTGGAACGCGGACACGACGGGGTGCAGGACGTTCGGCGACCTGCCGGATTCCGCGCGCCGCTACCTGGCGAGGATCGAGGAGGTTTGCGCCACCCCCATCCGCTTCGCGGGCGTCGGCGCCGCCCGGCGGGAGACGATCGCGCTGCCCGCGGGGGCCGCGGCCTGAATTCGTTGCCCGGATTCGTTGCTCGGATTCGTTGCTCGGATTCGTTGCCTGACGTCGCGAAAACCCCTAGACTGCGCGGCTCAATACGGATCGGGTGCGGGCGGTTCGGCGCCTTCTCGAGACGCGAATGGAGACCTTCCAATCGCGTTTTTTTGATGCCTGGAATGGTGGATGTTCGAACGCCTGGGTGACCGGCTGGACGGTGCGCTGAAGAAATTGCGCCAGCGCGGCGTCATCACGGAAAAGATGCTGGACGAGGGGCTGCGCGAGGTGCGGCGCGCCCTGCTCGAGGCGGACGTCAACTTCCGGGTCGTGCGCGACTTCCTCGCGAAGGTGAAGGAGCGCGCGCTCGGCGAGGATGTGCTGAAGTCGGTTCGGCCGGGCGATCAGATCGTGAAGATCGTCCACGACGAACTCGTCGCCCTGCTGGGAGAGGCGGCGCCGGAGGAGTCGGAGGCGGCGGTTCCGCCCACGGTGATCATGCTCGTCGGCCTGCAGGGATCGGGGAAAACGACGACGGCGGCGAAGCTGGGGCGGCGTTTGGCGCAGGAGGGGCGGCGGCCGGGGCTCGTGGCGTGCGATCCGTACCGCCCGGCGGCCCCCGAGCAGTTGGAGGCGCTGGCGGCGCGGATCGGGGTCCCGCTCCTGGCGCGGCCGAGCGGCGAGGACATGTCGGAACTCGCCCGCGGCGCGCTGGACGAGGCGAGGCGGGGCGGGGTCACGCACCTGCTCCTCGACATGGCCGGCCGGCTGCAGGCGGATGAGGAGCTGCTGGACGAACTCCGCCGCGTGAAAGCGGCCGTGGAGCCGCAGCAGGTCCTGCTCGTGGCGGACGGGATGACCGGGCAGGAAGCGGTGCGGATCGCCGAGGGATTCCACGGCGCGGTGGGACTTACGGGGATCGTCCTCACGAAGATGGACGGGGACGCCCGCGGAGGCGCGGCGCTCTCGATCTACAGCGTGCTCGGCGTGCCGATCCGATTCGTCGGAACGGGCGAGCGGCCCGAGGACCTCACGGTCTTCGACCCGGAACGCATGGCCGGCCGGATCCTCCAAATGGGGGACATCGTCGGCCTCGTGGAGCGCGCGCAGCAGACGGTCGACCTCGGCGAGACCGAGCGGCTGCAGAAGAAGATGCTGGCGGGGAAGGGGGAGTTCGATCTGGCGGACTTCCTGACCTCGATCCAGCAGATCCAGAAGATGGGACCCCTGAAGGGG is a genomic window containing:
- the trpS gene encoding tryptophan--tRNA ligase, which produces MTDRAPSGPRKRVFSGIQPTGHAHLGNYLGVFRRWAAMVDEYECFYCIVDLHAITREYEREDLLRRVFDLTVSLVASGIDPERCTLFAQSHVPYHSELQWLFNTVTPVGDLGRMTQFKEKSQGRESVNAGLLNYPVLQAADILLYRAHFVPVGEDQRQHLELSREVARRWNGRFGDFFPEPETLVGTGARVRGLDGVAKMSKSKDNTVRMDAEPDELWARLRTAVTDPARVRKDDPGNPHVCNVFALHEFFTDPADREEIEILCQTAGIGCVACKRQLTDNVAEDLAPVRERAAELRAHPERVIEILAAGAERARAEAARTMEVVRERMGVGPRTLDAGLR
- a CDS encoding D-2-hydroxyacid dehydrogenase, coding for MRRFVIWMYAPETPHWSMPEWSFERIRGALDPEWEIESVRVALEATGDGVRVTPSELLEAVADAEVYCGWGIRRDVFLAARKLRWFHSGAAGARNSLFEEMRESDVIFTNSAGMYADSLADHAMAGILYFVRGLDLAVRAQRERKWVQSALNSPPSPLHAAPAAGEVAGASLGIIGYGGIGSALGRRAHALGMRVQAIRRTVGPKPPELTRLDAPDHLPELLESSDFVALTAPETPETEGLLGAAELARMKPGAVLINLARGTLVDEAALVRALETGHLRGALLDVFRMEPLPSHHPLWALENVLITPHVGGTSAHFWERETDLIVRNISRYQRGDPLENRVDKTRGY
- a CDS encoding dihydrodipicolinate synthase family protein, producing the protein MRDLSGVHPPVATPFGEDGELALDAFDNNLREWLSHPIAGIVVAGSTGEAPLLDRRELCALVETTAARIGDRTLTVGTGAESTREVISVTREVAELGANAVLVRSGSYYLKAMRPDVVRDHFLAVADASPVPVVLYHIPQFVPVHLTPDLVGRLVEHPNIIGIKDSSGDLRNLGQLIEACGRNAQVLVGSGALLYAALEAGAAGGILGVAVIATRSCCQIYDAWKEGDHRRAGAMQERVAPLHKSLVAEGGVAAVKAALDRLGLYGGVPRSPLQPADAAKLATVDAALEAAALGVSA
- a CDS encoding adenylosuccinate synthase, yielding MFSDRVRCVVVVGAQWGDEGKGKIVDVLAEQATIVARYQGGANAGHTVRVGEGADEEEFILHLIPSGILNPETRCLLGNGVVVDPWVLAREMETLRARGIDLDGRLGLSRRAHLVLPYHRLLDAAQEDSRGAKKIGTTGRGIGPAYRDKISRTGLRVGDLRNVDRTRDIVAGAAVRANVTLAGLGDERRVDADEVMSQLETVRPAMVELLTDAGDEIRGGLGSGGRVLLEGAQGALLDIDHGTYPFVTSSTTTAGGAASGVGIGPTLIDEVIGVVKAYITRVGEGPLPTELPEAQAERLRQLGGEFGATTGRPRRPGWFDGSVARYAAGVNGLTGLAVTKLDVLDTFETIRLSTGYELDGAPTASFPDSVADLARVRPVYERWAGWNADTTGCRTFGDLPDSARRYLARIEEVCATPIRFAGVGAARRETIALPAGAAA
- a CDS encoding signal recognition particle receptor subunit alpha, which gives rise to MFERLGDRLDGALKKLRQRGVITEKMLDEGLREVRRALLEADVNFRVVRDFLAKVKERALGEDVLKSVRPGDQIVKIVHDELVALLGEAAPEESEAAVPPTVIMLVGLQGSGKTTTAAKLGRRLAQEGRRPGLVACDPYRPAAPEQLEALAARIGVPLLARPSGEDMSELARGALDEARRGGVTHLLLDMAGRLQADEELLDELRRVKAAVEPQQVLLVADGMTGQEAVRIAEGFHGAVGLTGIVLTKMDGDARGGAALSIYSVLGVPIRFVGTGERPEDLTVFDPERMAGRILQMGDIVGLVERAQQTVDLGETERLQKKMLAGKGEFDLADFLTSIQQIQKMGPLKG